In Candidatus Eisenbacteria bacterium, a genomic segment contains:
- a CDS encoding gluconate 2-dehydrogenase subunit 3 family protein, with protein sequence MSRVRIPRQPRVPAVPLPPELRWDAPAASVAVLLSRRQFLRAVAVLLAVLSLPLVRVQRAAARAKGRFFTKPERATLEALCDRIIPPDAGGPGAKGMGAAQYIENLLTALDGKKARLYAGGPFSGRNSLPDNKRGVISKRRPKDAFKKFIPPTRLQELYWRGELFGTAGVPELAALDAQFGGPKKGLRDVYRDGLARVDEIAQMTKGGTFASLSTADQDAVMAMLDDAGAFQPDARRGGDTFFNTVVRQTIEGCFSVPEYGGNVKTQGWALVGLEGDSQPLGYSIFSAATGGYVERPDHPMSTANPDELGGPKPLSADGQAVQTAISTLSPGLDRLLCGDTNA encoded by the coding sequence ATGTCACGCGTCCGGATCCCGAGGCAGCCGCGCGTCCCGGCCGTTCCGCTTCCCCCCGAGCTGCGCTGGGACGCACCGGCGGCGAGCGTGGCGGTCCTCCTCTCGCGCCGGCAGTTCCTGCGTGCCGTAGCCGTCCTGCTCGCCGTGCTCTCGCTCCCACTCGTGCGCGTGCAGCGCGCCGCCGCGCGCGCGAAGGGCCGCTTCTTCACCAAGCCCGAGCGTGCGACGCTGGAAGCCCTCTGCGATCGGATCATCCCGCCCGACGCGGGTGGCCCCGGCGCCAAGGGCATGGGCGCCGCGCAGTACATCGAGAACCTCTTGACGGCGCTCGACGGCAAGAAGGCGCGCCTGTACGCGGGTGGCCCGTTCAGCGGGCGGAATTCCCTCCCCGACAACAAGCGCGGGGTCATCTCCAAGCGACGCCCCAAGGACGCCTTCAAGAAGTTCATCCCGCCCACGCGCCTGCAGGAGCTCTACTGGCGCGGCGAGCTGTTCGGCACCGCCGGCGTCCCCGAGCTGGCGGCGCTCGACGCGCAGTTCGGCGGTCCGAAGAAGGGCTTGCGCGACGTGTATCGCGACGGGCTCGCCCGGGTCGACGAGATCGCGCAGATGACGAAGGGCGGCACGTTCGCGTCGCTCTCGACCGCCGACCAGGACGCCGTGATGGCGATGCTCGACGATGCGGGCGCCTTCCAGCCGGACGCGCGGCGCGGCGGCGACACCTTCTTCAATACGGTCGTCCGCCAGACGATCGAGGGCTGCTTCTCGGTTCCGGAGTACGGCGGCAACGTGAAGACGCAGGGCTGGGCGCTGGTCGGGCTCGAAGGCGACAGCCAGCCGCTCGGGTACTCGATCTTCTCCGCCGCCACCGGCGGCTACGTCGAGCGCCCCGACCACCCCATGTCGACGGCCAACCCCGACGAGCTCGGCGGTCCGAAGCCGCTCTCGGCCGACGGCCAGGCCGTCCAGACCGCGATCTCGACGCTCTCTCCCGGGCTCGATCGCCTGCTGTGCGGGGACACCAATGCGTAA